tgtgaccctatggactgtagcccaccaggctcctctgtccatgggattctccagacaagaatactggtgtgggttgccatttcctcctccaggggttcttccctgtccagggatcaaacccacatctcctgcatctctagcgctgcaggcagattctttaccactgagccatctaggaagcccatcACTACTTCCCAAACCCCTCAAACAACACCCCTGGTCTGCACCCAGGTGAGTCGTTTGGAGAGGTAGGGCTACAAAAGGAACTGAGTGGCTCTGGGGGTAGGTGGAGCCCAGCACTGttgagggggcggggaggggggggtaCTGAGAAGGAGGTGTGTCCAGGGAGGAGCTCGGATCAGGCTGGGGGTCAGCACTGGAAGAGggttcctctcttccttctgcctgggcCCTCATTCTGCACAGGACATTTGGaagtcagagggaggaggacacTCAGAGTGAGGTGTTGCCCTCAACGAGGATTCTGGAACCCCCCGGACTCGACGGGGAGGGGGAGGCATTCCCAGAAGCATCGGCTCCCAGGCATCTTAGAAACCCTGTCTTGGGGCCTGACCAGGGTAGCCCCCACCTGCTAAATAGGCCAGAGGCCCCGATTCTCTTAAGGCTTACATCCCTCCCTCTTGGGTGCGCCCTGCCCCTCCCTGAGTCAccccagggagagaggggaaaaaagggaagagaaaagaggcattgactagagaggaaggaaaaggaaacagcagaggagggaggagagaagccACACAGGAGTGGGTGACGGCGGAGATCGGAGAGGGCAGATCTAGGGCAGATCTAGGGCAGGGGGAGACAGACAGCCGAGCATCCCGGAGGGTGCCCCAAGAGCAGGGCGGCCAGGGGCGGGGAGCCGAGGGGGCGGGCCGGCCATGTCCCACGGGACCTACTACGAGTGCGAGCCCCGCACCGGCCAGCAGCCACTGGAGTTCTCAGGGGCCCGCGCGGGGCCTGGGGAGCTGGGGGACATGTGTGAGCATGAGGCCTCCATCGACCTGTCTGCCTACATCGAGTCTGGGGAAGAACAGCTTCTCTCCGACCTCTTCGCCGTGAAGCCGGCCCCTGAGGCCCGAGGCCTTAAGGGCCCCGGGACCCCTGCCTTCCCCCACTACCTGCCGGCTGACCCACGGCCCTTCACCTATCCCCCACATACCTTCGGCCCCGACAGGAAGGCCTTGGGGCCTGGCATCTACAGCAGCCCAGGGAGCTACGACCCCAGGGCTGTGGCCGTGAAGGAGGAGCCTAGGGGGCCCGAGGGCAGCCGGGGGGCCAGCCGCAGCGGCTACAACCCTCTGCAGTACCAAGTGGCGCACTGTGGGCAGACAGCCATGCACCTGCCCCCGGCCCTGGCGGCACCCAGCCAGCCACTGCGCGTCCTCAAGGTAAGAACAGCTCAGTTCTCCCCGCCACcacccaggggctggagggaggccgTGTGGACGGGATCCGTGTGTGGTGTTGCTGTGTGGAGTCCACCCACCCAAGCCCTCTGTGCTCGCCACCCAGCCACGACCCTGCTTGGCCTCTCTGTGAATTCACTCCCACCCGGACCCCACTGTGTGGCcggaacccatgtgtcctgcagtCGACCTGTGACCAGCTGGCCTGCCCTGATCTAAGGGCATCCCCCTCCAGCTTCTCTGCTGCCCACCAGCCCCCTCCTCTTCTGTGCGGCCTCCTGCTTCTAGAAGAGGAAATGCCTGCTGAGGGTAGAACTGGAGACTCAAGACAGATGGAAGGAAAATGGCCTCAGAGCGTGTGGGGGACATGAAAGGCAGTCTGGGTCCAAGCAGCGGATCCTGTGCCGCTAGCAGGGCAGTGGTTGTTCTGACGGGGCCAGGAGCTAGCCCTGAATCCCACACTCCTCAGACGCCCCTCCTGTGTTCCGGCTGGTGGGATCCCTGCCCCACAGACCTCactcctttcccccacccccgcccatgCCTCCCCCTCCAGGCCCCTTTGGCCGCTGCCGCGCCCCCCTGCAGCCCGCTCCTCAAGGCTCCCTCCCCCGCGGGCCCCTCACACAAGGGCAAGAAGGCGGTGAACAAAGACAGCCTGGAGTACCGGCTGCGGCGGGAGCGGAACAACATCGCGGTGCGCAAAAGCCGGGACAAGGCCAAGCGGCGCATCCTGGAGACACAGCAGAAGGTGCTGGAGTACATGACCGAGAACGAGCGCCTGCGCAGCCGCGTGGAGCAGCTGACCCAGGAGCTAGACACGCTGCGCAACCTCTTCCGCCAGATCCCTGAGGCCGCCAACCTCATCAAGGGCGTGGGGGGCTGCAGCTGAGCCCACCTGGAAGACTGTGGGCCCCAGCTCCCGAGCTCAGCCTGACCCTTCGGACACCCCCGACCTCGCTGGGGCCCCAGAGCCCCTCACAGGCCCAGCCAGAGGCAGAGACCATGGACAAGTGGCAGCGGGTGGCAAGGAGGGCAGGCCCGGCATGATGATTCTGTGGCTGAATAAAACTGCTTATGACTCGGTGCTGGGACTGTGCACTGGGCCTGGGACagtgtggggtgtgggggtgtgggggtagGGAATGCACGAGGCTAAGTCTGTATACCTCTTGATTCCAGGCCCAAATAAACACTTGGGAAATTCAGCAGACAAGCTGCACATAGCTGTCCCCCAGCGTACCACACAGCCAGGCCTGGTATCTGTCCCTCTGCTCTTCTCTTCCTGGACCCGGCCTACTCTACTCCCACCCTAGAGGACCTGGAGTGGCCTCTGGACATTCCATTAGCAGAGCTCTGTGGTTTGCCGGGAGATCCCAGTATCTCCCGGCCCTCCTGCCCAGGCCTGCCGACTCTCGCCCTGCCCTCCCTCACTTTGACGTGTAGCTCTGGGACTTCCTGCCCCAGGAGACCAAGGGAAAATTCCAGATGGCTCTGATGTATTTATGGTCACTCAGCAATTGATCTgaggcgaaggaaatggcaacccactccagtattcttgcctggaaaattgcatggacagaggaacctggcaagctacatacagtccacggggtcgcaaagagtcagccgcAATTGAGCACATTAGCAACTGATCTGAGACTCAATCCCTTCTCCCCAGTTCCCAAACTTCAGTCTACCAGACTGACAGACCCGCATGCTTCCAACCCACCCGTGCCCACCTTTGTCCTCCATTCCTCGGCGCTTAGGTTTCTTAAAGAATCTGAGTGTTTGGGGGACATATTAGTTGGGAAAGGCCTCGAGACCTGTTCATATACAAGAAAATTGATAATGAGGAGGAtgacaacccccacccccaccccgtgcaGTGAACCCCATGTGGAAAGCAGTTTTTTCGTAGAACTCTAGCCTGAGAGGCATAATATGACAGTGCTTGACAGCCTCAGTTTGAATTTCCCTTTGCTACTTGCTAGTTGTGAGACCTCGTGCCAGTTACTTctctccgtgcctcagtttccacatctgcaaaatgggaggaGTAGTAATGCTATATGCTCACAgacagtgcctagcacacagtgaGCACGAATACttgttattgtttccttttgCTACAACTGAAAGGACCTCAGAGATCTCATCTAAACTTCTCATTCtgcaggtgaggaaaccgaggcctCCGAGAGGGAAGGGACTCACTCATAGAGTCATGAGATGAGTTAGATGCAGAACCAAAATTAGCTCCATAAAATCACAGATCTCAAAGGGGCTGGAAGCAACCTCAAGAGATCATCTGGTAGGCTTTGCCCTCAGACAAGAAGATAGTGTGAGCCACATTTGATAGATAAAGCAGTTGAGGACCAGAGGGATAAGAGGCATTCTCCGGAAGCTCACCCAGGCCCTTTGCTggctccacacacacacctgtctctCTACTTTACACTCACACCCTCGCCTTGGAGGCATATGGAACAGTGCAGGGCACACGGGTCCCGTTCAGTCAGTAATCAAGGATTGTCGGATAGAATCAGAAACATGAGAGATTATAGAGGCTGGTTACAGTCTCTCCTAGGTCACCAATGACTTACAGGCCACTGTTGAGATAGCAGTGCTAGACATCAAGGAAAAAACCTTCTGAGGGGGAGAGAGTCTGGGGTGTAGATCCTCCCagtcccctctctctcccccttcctccaCATCCCCAGGTTAGAGCCTCCACATTGCAGACATCTGCGTGCACCGTGCCTGCCTCAGGACTCAGTCTCTTTCCTGCCTTTGCCTCCGTGCCGCTCAGGCACCATCTCCACCACATCTGTGCCCTGGATCCCCCTGCCCCAGGTCCGGTTTGGACAGACAGATCTGGACCTCACTAGATGGTTTAGtctacctgagttgggaagaaggAGGTGCCCATCTCAGTGgatgcctgggagaatcccacacCTTCCTTTCAGCCCAAGGGGATGGGTTGCATAAGGGGGGTTTGTACAGAGCATGGTAAGTGACTCAACCTCCGGATATCCTCCTCTCAGCTCAAGACCACTGCCCCTGGACTGATGTTCAAGGTTCTGGGTGATGGGACCTGGAttgcttcagtatcagtcctatTTCCTTCCCACAGTTCTGAATCATgtctcctcccagctcccagcaccCGGGGCTCCTCGGGGCAGTTGCCTGCCATGGGGTCTGGAGGAAAGCCACAGCCCCAGGTGAGAGAAGCGCATACCTGGGCCCTGCCTGATGCAGAGTGGTGGGCACACTGCAATCCTGTGGTAGATTGCATCCCGGGGAGAAGACAGGTAGCCAGAAGTCACACTTTCAGAATGAGGTTTTTCAACTGGTTTGGTAAATTATTCcacaagtatttgttgagcatctttctcaTACCAGGCCCTTGCAAGTTTCTGAGGACACTGTGGTGACCAAGATAAGTCCAACTCTTAGCTGAATAATTCCTCCACCTGTTGTGTTCAGGCAGTGCAGGAGATTGTGGGCCGcaggagagtgaagtcaagtgctTAGCCCCTAACGCCTGGGGACAGGACAAGGACTCTCTGCAGCTGCCTTATAGCCTGGGAGGGTGAaggctctctgctgctgctggagcTTACCACTCCTGCAGCAGGTAACACAGCAGGAGGAGGTAACACTGAAGTTGAAACCTTAAAAATGTCTTAGAGGAGGCAGATGTGCTAAACTGGGGGGAAGGGGAGCAGGGGGAGAGCAAAGGCCAAGGCCGTGAGCTCTCCTGGTCCAGAAGAAGCAAGGAGAGCAGGTGAGGCTGACGGAATGGAAACGTGGAAGAAGAGTAGGCCAGAACTGCACCACCCTCCCTCCAGGACAGCCTTCATCCCCTCTGAAGGAGCAGGCTCCCTGCACCCCcgagcccctcctcccccaccaccccgccACAGAGATGCCTGCGTCCAGAGGTGGCAGAAGAAAGGCACCCCTGGGAAGGGTGGTTAGTCTCACCCCTGCCTGGGGAAAGTACAAAGTCCTGGGGCAAGGGCATGGGAACTTTGAAAACCAGCAAATCAAGATCCAAACAGCACACACTTGCATTCCCTTGGCTTTACAATCCACAGTTTGGCCCACTTTTCCTTCATGAGCAAAACTGGGACCAGTGTAAGAGTCCTGAGCTGACAGCCCAGATCTTTGGCCCCAAggaagggggagaagggaggatgtTGGACACACCAAGAGGGAGGAAGTTGTCCAAGGTGAGAGCCTGCCAAGGTCAGTCCGAGGTGGCGGCTGCTTGTGAAAGCTGCTCCCCCTGCTTGGTgcacacctccccaccccaccccccatggATTGCCACATGcctgggcccccagggcccccatcCCAGTGTTGCAAGATCCCGGTTGGGGTTGTGGGGGTGGAAAGGGGCCTCTTCACCTCCACCCCCTACCCTACCCTGCCCCAAGCCAGTGAGGGGACCATGGGATGGAGGGGGCTATGTGGGATATGCTGAGGCGACAGTAGCCAGGGCCTGTGCACTCCTCCGGGACGGTCACTTTCCATCACCACCAGCCGGCAGATCTTTCCTTTCAGCTGGAGCTGGTCCCCGATGGGAAGGATCCAACCTGGACAGGACTCCAGGCTGGCCTGTCAGCTGCCCCCAAAAGCAGACCTGGCTTGGCCCCAAAGAAGCACCAGTGAGAAGTTCTCTGAGGAGGCCCATCAGAAACTCCCTGAGGCTACCCCATGGGGAAATGATGGGTATTTTCAGAGGAAAATGGCTGCATCTGGCCATCAATTCTGACTTCAGGGAGCAGCAGAAGAGTTCTAGGACTTGGGAGAAGGAAGGCTTCCTACTAGGgagaggaccccccccccccctcgccTTGCTGTGGAGCTGGAACctctccttctctttcagaaACCCAGATCTGAGTTAGGTAGAGGCAAGCTGTACATAGCATGGATCCCCCACACCCCACAAGCCAAGCTTCACCCCAAAGCCCCAAACTGTCCAAAACCCGATTGCTCCCCACACCTAGCACTGTCACCCCTGGCCAGACCATCCAGCCCTGCTGCAATCGGGACGGTTTGCAAAACGCCTGTAGCTCCCGCTTTGTCACCATCTGAGGTTAGGACTGCGCTCAGGAGATAAGCCCAGGCCCCACCCGCCGTCCCGAGTGAGACTGCTGGCCTGCTGCAATCGGGACGGTTTGCAAAACGCCTGCTGGCTCCAGCTCTGTCACCATCTGAGGTTAGGGCTGCGCCCCAAGATAAAAGTCTAGTCCCGCCCACCGGCTCTGCCTTCAAACCTTACAGGCAGCGGGGCCAAGAGACAGAGCTCCAGGGAAGCCTACTCAGGGTCTGGAAGCCTTAACCAGACCCAGCATGATGACCCCTTCTGCCTGTCctctcccacctcttctccccTTCATCCCCAGCCTCACCTTCGCACCCTGTCCTCATCAGCATCCTTTCCCCTCATTCTCCATCtaccttcccacctcccttctttctcatcactctcattcattcatttgctcaaaCAATACTTACAACCCTGAAGGCATTTTGCTTGTTATAGGAGCTACAGGATAAGCAAGAAGGACAGTCCCTGCTCTTGTGGGGTTTACAGATTCACAAAGGGGACAGACAAACATACCCCCACCAATAAATAGATGGTTCTAAATTGCAGGCAGTGCTATGGGACAGAAATAAAGGGTGATTGTGACAGATGCTTACAAGAGAATCTGATTAACATGTGAGGGTCAGGAAGGGCTTTTGGAGGAAGTAACATGTAAGCAGATACCTCGAAGGTGAGTAGGAATCACTGTGGCAAAAATTGAGGGCTCCCAGCAGAGGTACGAGCTCCCCAAGCAGGACCTTCCCACTCATTGACAGGGGGTGGGGTTGGAAACAGACTAGACTGAGGGAGAGGTGAGGTCCAAGAAGAGCTGAGGCCAGATCTCGCTCCGAGGGGATGCAGAGCATCATGGGGAGGAACCACCTTCCAAAGGAAGAATACATTTCCTCTCTcctaaggtgaaagaggagaaacacAGGGGCAGACACAGACCCAAACAGGTCTGCAGTCCGCTGAGGTTGTTCCCCTCTCAGCACTTCTGTTTTCACTATGATAGAAGAAGTGACTGCAAGTGACTTAGTAGGAGGCTTCAAGGAAGAGGCTCGAAGGTGGAAAATCCCAGTTGCTGACAGTGGAAGCAGGAGCTGAGATCTCTGATCTTGGGAGTGTCCAGTTGCAGAGAATGATGACAATTTTAGGTGACAACAGTCTGTCCTCTGGAGGGACTTCCTTCAGGGGTCCTTACCTACTTGGGAGCAAGTGTGGACAAGACAGACGTTGGGTTCATCTGGTCATGGGGCTCACCCAGGGAGGCAGGATGGATGGGACAGACAGGGAAGGGAGGGATTTGTTTTGAATATGGAACCTAAGACGAATAAGAAGAGGTGAAGAGACAAGAAGGGCCATGGTTCTCCAGTGAGCTTTAGAACAGAGGCAGTAAGCTGACTTGAGCAAACAAACCATAAGGGAAGGAGATCATATCAGAGAGTGGGATGTTTGATTCAGTTATTTCATAGGTACTGCAGTTTCTAGTGATAAGGCCTGGGTCTGAccctgggtgggagtggggagggcttGCTAAGGTGGATGGAGAGGCATGTTAAGATGAGAGGGTGCAGGAACTGAGAGGTGACCGCACTGGATGGAGCACCCAGATGGATAACACTACCTAGGATGACTTCTGTGCTCAACCTCACTTTCTCTCCACTACCCATGACCAACATCCCACAACCTATCATTCACCTCCACCCTCCATCAATGTCCCCTTCCCATCTAGTTTCCCACCTCCATGCCCTCTTTCTCATCTCCATCCTCATGCTCTCCCACTCCATCCTGTCTCAACACCTTCATCCTCTCCTCACCCCTTTCTCCCTCTGCACCCTTATCTTTCTCATCCTCTTCCTTCCAGCACTTTATTTCTCCTCCACACTGGGCACCTGAAAAGCTACCGCATGGTGGATTAAAGCCTGTGCCCAGGAGTCTAAATACATGGATTCAAATCCCATGGATACCACCTACCTATGTTGCCTCCCTTGTAAAAATGGGGTAATAATAACAGCTACCTCATAAGGTTGTCAAAAGGATTACCTGAGTCTAAAGTGCTTGGAACAATGTCTGGGCACAAAGGAAGTGTCGATCACAGGATTGttgccctcctcctctccttgccTCATGGGAGGCAAGGCATGGGCTCTCCATGCCccaaggagacatgggttcgattcctgggttgaagatcccctggagaaggaagtggcaacacactccagtatttttgcctgaaaaaatcccatggacagaggtgcctggcaggctatgtccacggggtcacaaagattcggacattaaaaaaaaaaaaaaaaagattcggacatgactgaataaccaagcacgcacacacactccatCTTCTCACCTCCATTATCCCTCCGTCCCTACTTCATATTTCTTCTGAGATGCAGAGATGAATCAGCCTCAGCCCCTACCCACAGTCTGACagggaaacaaacacaaaaagaaatgtCAGAAGAATATAATAAGTACTACTTCAAAGATGCAAAGGAAATGCCCTTGGAGAATAGAGGATATGCAAACTAACACTGCCTGGGGAACTAAAGAAAAGTCTCAACAGGCAAATAAACCTCTCAGCTGGATCTTGAAAGATGAGGaaggatttgccaggcaagggCAGGAACGAAGTATTCCAGCCAAAGGAACATGACGTGTTTCCTGTGCTGCTTGTGTTAGAACGTCTGAAGTTGTGCAAGATTATGGGAAATTAGGATGAACCCCTTCCCTGGAGGGGGCACGCCCTATCCCAGTAAGGCCAGAAGGGGGCAGCAAAGCTTTAGGAGCTGTGGCAGCTGGAGCCCACAAAACCTCCAGAGCTGCAGAGATCTTGAACCCTTCCACAAGCCCTGACCCTGAGGATTTTCCCCAGATTGGGCCAGCCAGGCCAGGGGGGGAATAAACAAAACGAAAACAAGATTTCTGACACTTGGAGAAAAAAGACTAGGTGTGTCTCAAAAGAAGAAACGAAGTCCTCTAAATATGCCCTCTAACacatgttgaacatctttttttttttttccatttatttttattagttggaggctaattactttacatcattgcagtagtttttgtcatacattgaaatgaattagccatggatttacatgtattccccatcccagtccctcctcccacctccctctccacccgatccctctgggtcttcccagtgcaccaggcccgagcacttgtctcatgcacccaacctgggctggtgatctgtttcaccctagataatatacatgtttcgatgctgttctcttgaaacatcccaccctcgccttctcccagactccacaagtctgttctatacatctgagtctctttttctgttttgcatatagggttatcgttaccatctatGTTGAACATCTTTGAACATCTTCTATTAATGTTTTTTCAGAGTTTACTTTTCCTCTGGGCAGGCCTATAAGCAGCTTCTATGAAGCCTCACAAAGCTAACACAACAGCTTCTCATAGGAGATGTTAGTCAACCTACATGTGTTTCAATGGCAAGCACCATATGCTCTACACAGGTGGAGGAGATGCCTAAGTCTTGCAGCTTAGAGTTCACCATGTACTGACCTGGGAGCTAGTGGAGTGCAGGAGCCTTGTTGGTCCATCTCCAATGAAACAGGCAGGCATCTATGAAGCAAAgaatgcccctcccccaccccatatACACCATTATAGTAATCccaatttttttgtttctgaaaaggTTTCAAGGTTGTCTACTCAGAATGACAGGAGCTTAGGCTGAGATGAAAGAGGGTTAGGAGAGAGTTAGGAAGTGGGCTCCTCTTTGGAAAGGTCAGTTGAGGCCTCAGGAATTAACACTGCCCCACTCCAGCTCTGCTTCTGACACCCCGGGGGGAAGCGTGGGGGCTGCTGCTTGGCCCTTGTACTTCACACTGGATCTCCGAGCAGGAATTACAGATTTAGTCAACAAGACtcaaatcttgaaaaaaataactCAAGCTTGGTGGAGGGGATTTCAAGAGAGAtggtaaagagaagaaagaaagatgtgAGGCAGGGAAGAAGGGAACAGAAGGCTAGATCCAGAGCAGGCTATGGAGAGACGTTTATAAGATGTGACAGCTGCCActgctcctcctggggatctACTCCTCCTGGGGTCTGCTCCTTCTGGGGATCTACTCCTCCTGGGGGctgctcctcctggggatctACTCCTCCTGGGGGCTGCTCCTCCTGGAGATCTACTCCTCCTGGGGGCTGCTCCTCCTGGGGAGTTACTCCTCCTGGGGGctgctcctcctggggatctACTCCTCCTGGGGGCTGCTCCTTCTGGGGAGTTACTCCTCCTGGGACCTGCTCCTCTTGGGGATCTATACCTCCTGGGGGATGCTCCTTCTGGGGAGTTACTCCTCCTGGGGACTGCTCCTCTTGGAGATCTACTCCTCCTGGGGGCTGCTCCTTCTGGGGAGTTACTCCTCCTGGGACCTGCTCCTCTTGGGGATCTATACCTCCTGGGGGATGCTCCTTCTGGGGAGTTACTCCCCCTGGGGACTGCTCCTCCTGGAGATCTACTCCTCCTGGGAGCTGTTCCTCTTGGGGATCTACTCCTCCTGGGAGCTACTCCTTCTGGGGATCTACTCCTCCTGGGGACTGCTCCTCCTGGGGAGCTACTCTTCCTGGGGATCTACTCCTCCTGGGAGCTGTTCCTCTTGGGGATCTACTCCTCCTGGGAGCTACTCCTTCTGGGGATCTACTCCTCCTGGGGACTGCTCCTCCTGGGGAGCTACTCTTCCTGGGGATCTACTCCTCCTGGGAGCTGCTCCTCTTGGGGATCTACTCCTCCTGGGGGCTGCTCCTTCTGGGGGCCTGCTCCTCCTAGGGGGCTTCTCCTTCTGGGAGCTACTCCTCCTGGGGGGCTACTCCTCCTGGGGCCTGCTCCTGCTGGGAGTCTACTCCTCCTGAGGGGCTGCCTCAAGCAG
This sequence is a window from Odocoileus virginianus isolate 20LAN1187 ecotype Illinois chromosome 6, Ovbor_1.2, whole genome shotgun sequence. Protein-coding genes within it:
- the CEBPE gene encoding CCAAT/enhancer-binding protein epsilon encodes the protein MSHGTYYECEPRTGQQPLEFSGARAGPGELGDMCEHEASIDLSAYIESGEEQLLSDLFAVKPAPEARGLKGPGTPAFPHYLPADPRPFTYPPHTFGPDRKALGPGIYSSPGSYDPRAVAVKEEPRGPEGSRGASRSGYNPLQYQVAHCGQTAMHLPPALAAPSQPLRVLKAPLAAAAPPCSPLLKAPSPAGPSHKGKKAVNKDSLEYRLRRERNNIAVRKSRDKAKRRILETQQKVLEYMTENERLRSRVEQLTQELDTLRNLFRQIPEAANLIKGVGGCS